In one window of Cytophagaceae bacterium ABcell3 DNA:
- a CDS encoding SLC13 family permease codes for MTPDVIIVLCVMVAAIILFATEVLSVDLVAVLIMTSLILSGVISPEEGVSGFSNDATITVAVMFVLSSALFKTGAVNKLGIYLAAAIKVNFWMGVIALMISVGVISAFINNTPVVAIFIPIVINAARHSRFPPSRLLMPLSFASMFGGVCTLIGTSTNILVSSIAVQYGHEPIGMFEMTGLGIIFFSIGILYMWLAGIRLIPERGKDRELTEKFGLGDYLTEIIILPDSPSVGKRINETPLNTKLDMDVIEIQREDQKFFMPSSKMTLKANDVLRVRCKVEKINEVKNKEGFALKSDMRWNDQDLKSKDMTLMEAVIAPNSEFEGRTLKQIGFKYKYHATALAIRHRGELMRERLADTPLRAGDTLLLEVKKENLKELKRQGYKRNSPFLLISELGLPEFRKNKIVLVLAILACIVTVASLEILPVMVAAIAGFALLVLTKCISMNEAYEAIDWKVIFLLGGALSLGIALENSGAAKLLSKFLIDYAGQLGPIAIVSLLYIISSLMTETMSNNASAVLLAPIAIAAANVMEVDARPFLMAITFAASASFMTPVGYQTNTMIYGAGEFKFRDFIKVGGPLNLIFWVLATFLIPVFFPF; via the coding sequence ATGACCCCGGATGTCATCATTGTTTTATGTGTAATGGTTGCGGCCATAATACTTTTTGCCACAGAAGTACTTTCTGTGGATTTAGTTGCTGTGCTTATTATGACTTCTTTAATTCTTTCTGGAGTGATTAGTCCAGAAGAAGGGGTTTCGGGCTTTAGCAATGATGCCACTATCACGGTAGCCGTCATGTTTGTCCTGAGCTCTGCCCTCTTTAAAACAGGTGCAGTCAACAAACTGGGAATATATTTGGCGGCAGCTATTAAAGTAAATTTTTGGATGGGGGTAATCGCCTTAATGATCAGTGTAGGTGTAATCTCGGCCTTTATCAACAATACCCCAGTTGTTGCTATTTTTATACCTATAGTGATCAATGCAGCAAGACATTCCCGCTTTCCCCCGAGCCGATTGCTCATGCCACTATCATTTGCTTCTATGTTTGGGGGTGTTTGCACCTTAATTGGAACTTCCACCAATATTCTTGTCAGCAGTATTGCTGTACAATATGGACATGAGCCAATAGGTATGTTTGAAATGACAGGCCTGGGAATAATCTTTTTCTCTATCGGCATTTTATACATGTGGTTGGCAGGAATACGCCTTATCCCAGAAAGAGGCAAGGACAGGGAGCTAACCGAAAAGTTTGGGCTAGGCGATTATTTAACTGAAATAATCATCCTCCCCGACTCCCCTTCTGTCGGAAAACGGATCAATGAGACTCCTCTGAATACCAAATTAGACATGGATGTCATTGAGATACAAAGAGAAGACCAAAAGTTTTTTATGCCCTCCAGTAAAATGACCTTAAAAGCAAATGACGTCTTAAGGGTCAGGTGTAAAGTTGAAAAGATCAATGAAGTAAAAAATAAAGAAGGCTTTGCCTTAAAATCTGACATGAGGTGGAATGATCAAGACCTCAAGAGCAAAGACATGACATTAATGGAGGCGGTGATAGCCCCAAACTCTGAATTTGAAGGAAGAACGCTTAAGCAAATTGGTTTCAAGTATAAATACCACGCCACGGCGTTGGCTATAAGGCATAGAGGGGAACTCATGCGCGAAAGGCTTGCGGATACTCCTTTACGGGCAGGTGACACCTTGCTTCTAGAGGTTAAAAAAGAAAACCTTAAAGAGTTGAAGCGGCAAGGCTATAAAAGGAACAGTCCATTCCTTTTAATTTCCGAACTAGGGCTACCGGAATTCCGAAAGAATAAAATTGTACTGGTACTTGCAATTTTAGCTTGCATTGTAACTGTTGCATCTTTAGAGATCCTTCCTGTCATGGTAGCTGCCATTGCAGGCTTTGCTTTGCTTGTTCTTACTAAATGCATTAGCATGAACGAAGCTTACGAAGCCATAGACTGGAAAGTAATATTTTTATTAGGAGGAGCTTTAAGCTTAGGCATTGCTTTAGAAAATAGTGGGGCGGCCAAATTGCTCTCAAAGTTTTTAATAGACTATGCTGGGCAACTAGGCCCTATAGCCATAGTTTCATTGCTGTACATTATTTCTTCGTTAATGACCGAAACCATGTCTAATAACGCCAGTGCAGTTCTACTTGCCCCCATTGCCATAGCCGCGGCCAATGTCATGGAAGTAGACGCAAGGCCTTTCTTAATGGCAATAACCTTTGCTGCATCTGCCAGCTTTATGACGCCTGTTGGATACCAAACCAATACCATGATTTATGGTGCGGGTGAATTTAAGTTCAGAGACTTTATAAAAGTGGGCGGCCCTCTGAATCTCATATTTTGGGTGCTTGCCACTTTTCTTATACCTGTATTTTTCCCTTTTTAA